The Shewanella zhangzhouensis genome has a window encoding:
- a CDS encoding sensor histidine kinase yields the protein MSQVWRLLVMLALLPVAMAFAGVSASEIGQNRQTVRIGILTFAERSDTLSAWQATADYLARQTGHGIRIEPLTPSELDRQVKARALDFIISNQFVAVGYKKDWGASQLLTLIPADGRDPARAMGSALVVRAGAPVTRWQQLAELNIVSTDPRAFGGFLIFAGEMVRRGLDPVADLPGLTFEGFPQTKLLQKLWLHEADMAILPACVLEQAIARGEYPEGAFDIALAKSTPGFACGVSSELYPYTALSKLGHTKSALATEVARALLSMDANTAAAVTGGYRGWSVPVNDNRVFALKHTLREWPFQTNWQRVASAAMPWFGAIVLCLLLGYLHHLRIKRLVVKRTRALETEIEQHRETQRAFNEQQRQFYRAQRVLLTGEMASGISHELKQPLAGIRYLAQGCLYRLKDHEPEIASALGGVLTQVDRAQETISRLRSFCQQPSRSVPYRVDTLIEETLALISPELKRLKLEPSLTLAEVEARLDPGLMTQVLVNVLLNALDAMAGQPTPWLGISLETTDSGCLIRVSDNGCGLTEAQLSRLFFPFESAKADGLGLGMVICKRIVEEHGGKISAHNRFDAPAIAPQIESSPSGLEICIEMPLGAEND from the coding sequence ATGAGTCAGGTGTGGCGGCTTTTAGTAATGTTGGCGTTGCTGCCAGTGGCGATGGCCTTTGCCGGGGTGTCTGCCAGCGAAATAGGGCAGAACAGACAGACTGTGCGCATTGGTATTCTCACCTTTGCCGAGCGCTCGGACACCCTGAGTGCCTGGCAAGCCACCGCCGATTATCTGGCCCGGCAGACAGGGCATGGCATCCGCATCGAACCGCTGACACCATCGGAGCTTGACAGGCAGGTTAAGGCCAGGGCACTGGACTTTATTATCTCCAATCAGTTTGTTGCCGTGGGCTACAAAAAAGACTGGGGCGCCAGTCAATTACTGACACTGATCCCTGCCGACGGTCGGGATCCTGCCCGTGCCATGGGCTCGGCATTGGTGGTGCGCGCGGGCGCCCCGGTCACCCGTTGGCAGCAGCTTGCCGAGCTTAACATTGTGTCCACTGATCCCCGGGCCTTTGGTGGCTTTCTGATTTTTGCCGGCGAGATGGTGAGGCGGGGCTTGGACCCTGTCGCAGATTTGCCCGGACTGACCTTTGAAGGGTTTCCTCAGACCAAACTATTGCAAAAGCTGTGGCTGCATGAGGCAGATATGGCCATTCTGCCCGCCTGCGTATTGGAGCAGGCCATTGCCCGTGGCGAGTACCCGGAGGGAGCTTTTGATATTGCCCTGGCGAAATCGACACCCGGATTTGCCTGTGGTGTCTCGAGCGAACTCTATCCCTATACCGCACTCTCCAAGCTTGGCCACACCAAAAGTGCCCTGGCAACCGAGGTGGCCAGGGCGTTGTTGTCGATGGATGCCAACACGGCGGCGGCCGTCACTGGCGGCTATCGCGGCTGGTCTGTGCCGGTAAACGATAATCGGGTATTTGCGCTCAAACACACCTTGAGAGAATGGCCATTTCAAACCAACTGGCAGCGGGTCGCCTCTGCCGCCATGCCCTGGTTTGGGGCGATAGTTCTGTGTTTGCTTTTGGGGTATCTGCATCACCTGCGGATAAAGCGGCTGGTGGTTAAACGTACCCGTGCACTGGAGACGGAAATTGAACAGCATCGGGAGACCCAGCGGGCGTTTAACGAGCAGCAGCGCCAGTTTTATCGAGCTCAGCGGGTTTTGCTTACCGGAGAGATGGCGTCGGGGATCTCCCATGAATTGAAACAGCCGTTGGCGGGGATCCGCTATCTTGCCCAGGGCTGTCTGTATCGGCTTAAAGACCATGAACCCGAGATAGCATCGGCCCTTGGCGGGGTACTGACACAGGTCGACAGGGCCCAGGAAACCATCAGCCGCCTGCGAAGTTTCTGCCAGCAGCCCAGTCGCAGTGTGCCTTATCGGGTGGATACCCTGATTGAAGAGACCCTGGCGCTGATCTCGCCGGAGCTTAAACGGTTGAAACTTGAACCTTCATTGACCCTCGCTGAGGTCGAGGCCAGGCTGGATCCCGGGCTTATGACCCAGGTGTTGGTGAATGTACTGCTCAATGCCCTGGACGCCATGGCCGGGCAGCCAACGCCGTGGCTCGGTATTTCCCTTGAAACCACTGACTCGGGTTGCCTTATCCGGGTGTCTGACAATGGTTGTGGGTTAACGGAGGCGCAGCTGTCCAGGCTGTTTTTCCCATTTGAGTCGGCCAAGGCCGACGGATTGGGACTGGGCATGGTCATTTGCAAACGTATTGTTGAAGAACATGGCGGCAAAATCTCGGCCCATAATCGTTTTGATGCCCCCGCAATCGCCCCCCAAATCGAGAGCAGCCCCAGTGGGCTGGAGATATGCATAGAGATGCCCCTGGGAGCTGAAAATGATTGA
- a CDS encoding cyanophycinase translates to MTSKFLSFIGAVALSMSIAPFAASAAAKPYNPDNTPEKDKQPIPTLSLMLAGGALSVCSSLSPKHCTADTSFPDKAKTRHLYELSEQSLARFQATPAWARLNVDTQRALLSALGSGLWALGSADSNILDVEALHDLLGPLGNTLNDASYFALLDTLEWVQLTPEGEPKTEQVRLAQGKNAQGASHFSAFVSRAARRAGNQPPKIGIVTASARDPFEAASFYQQAFTQAGAIAQWLPLDSALQQAWEFDDKEAGCNKLAALGETYQGYHDRQRVYPALWDKFNQVCLNPEQLLHTLASLDGLFLSGGDQSLTLAAWLGADGQPSAALELVKQRFANGELIIGGTSAGTAVMASGAMITGGTSQGALDFGVVASAPVSERCEELSCEALNPANTLTYRPGGGLGLYPFGVTDTHFSERDRQIRLLLLQDKSQTGLAVGVDENTALWLSKDGQYGVIEGEGGVWFSEPASETQGVIEINAAKSHGPNSDKAQTHQSPAHSHIIHYLPHGTRLRLSRDKIRVEEPQGELHEVSCAGFIPAWLPRDGFTLIHQPYSQCHSLGYYQSLGLEHSTGVSSDKLTQ, encoded by the coding sequence ATGACCTCAAAATTTCTCTCGTTTATCGGTGCTGTTGCCCTGTCGATGTCAATCGCGCCCTTTGCTGCGTCCGCTGCGGCCAAACCCTATAACCCAGACAATACACCGGAAAAAGACAAGCAACCCATCCCAACACTGTCGCTGATGCTGGCGGGTGGCGCTTTATCCGTGTGCAGCTCCCTGAGCCCAAAGCACTGCACGGCTGACACAAGCTTCCCGGACAAGGCCAAAACCCGGCATTTGTATGAGCTGAGCGAGCAAAGTCTGGCCCGCTTTCAGGCCACCCCGGCCTGGGCACGACTCAACGTCGATACCCAAAGGGCATTGCTCAGCGCTCTGGGCTCTGGGCTCTGGGCTCTGGGCTCTGCAGATAGCAACATTCTCGATGTCGAGGCTCTTCATGATCTGCTGGGCCCACTTGGCAATACACTCAATGACGCCAGCTATTTTGCCCTGCTCGACACCCTCGAGTGGGTACAGCTCACCCCGGAAGGTGAGCCAAAGACAGAGCAAGTACGTTTGGCGCAGGGCAAAAATGCCCAGGGCGCCTCACACTTCAGTGCCTTTGTCAGCCGCGCGGCGCGGCGAGCCGGTAACCAGCCGCCGAAAATCGGCATAGTCACCGCATCCGCGCGGGATCCGTTTGAAGCCGCCAGTTTTTATCAACAAGCCTTTACTCAGGCGGGCGCGATAGCCCAATGGCTACCGTTAGACAGCGCGTTGCAGCAAGCCTGGGAGTTTGATGATAAAGAGGCTGGATGCAATAAGCTGGCAGCGCTTGGTGAGACTTATCAGGGATACCACGACAGGCAGCGGGTATACCCGGCGCTGTGGGACAAATTCAATCAGGTTTGTCTTAACCCAGAGCAACTGCTGCACACCCTGGCCTCCCTGGATGGCCTCTTTCTCTCCGGCGGCGATCAATCCCTCACTCTGGCGGCCTGGCTGGGAGCCGATGGTCAACCGAGCGCAGCACTTGAACTGGTAAAACAACGATTTGCAAACGGTGAATTGATAATCGGCGGCACCAGCGCCGGTACTGCCGTGATGGCATCGGGTGCCATGATCACCGGCGGCACCAGTCAGGGAGCATTGGATTTTGGCGTGGTAGCATCAGCCCCTGTCAGCGAGCGATGCGAAGAGCTCAGCTGCGAGGCGCTGAATCCTGCCAACACCCTCACCTACCGGCCCGGTGGCGGTTTGGGACTCTACCCGTTCGGCGTGACAGATACCCATTTCAGTGAACGCGACAGACAAATCAGACTGCTACTGCTGCAGGATAAAAGCCAAACCGGCCTTGCGGTGGGTGTCGATGAAAACACCGCACTTTGGCTATCCAAAGATGGCCAATACGGTGTTATCGAAGGTGAAGGCGGCGTCTGGTTCAGTGAGCCTGCATCTGAAACACAGGGGGTAATTGAAATAAATGCGGCGAAAAGCCATGGCCCGAACTCCGATAAAGCGCAAACACACCAGAGCCCGGCTCACAGCCACATCATCCACTACCTGCCCCATGGCACCCGACTGAGGTTAAGTCGCGATAAGATCAGGGTTGAAGAACCACAGGGAGAATTACACGAGGTCAGTTGCGCTGGGTTTATACCCGCTTGGCTGCCAAGGGATGGATTCACCCTTATCCACCAGCCATATAGCCAATGTCATTCACTGGGTTATTACCAGTCATTGGGGCTTGAACACAGCACAGGGGTATCGTCAGATAAGCTGACTCAATAA
- a CDS encoding response regulator transcription factor has protein sequence MIDVYLVDDDPDVLASLKWMLEGLGIKARGFASAEDFLAAVDLSRPAVAVLDVQMPDMDGMSLLEVLFSRPGPLVSIMLTGHGNISMAVKAIQQGAMDFIEKPVDGDKLLALLRQAARVATERAASLQLSADIQQRLDSLSPRETDVMHRVLEGKLNKTIAAELFITQRTVEIHRRNLLEKMAVSNVAELAFVLSKLRLQS, from the coding sequence ATGATTGATGTGTATCTGGTGGATGACGACCCCGATGTGTTGGCGTCACTGAAATGGATGCTCGAAGGCCTTGGTATCAAAGCACGGGGCTTTGCATCGGCAGAGGATTTTTTGGCGGCTGTCGACTTGTCCCGCCCCGCAGTTGCTGTGCTGGATGTGCAGATGCCCGATATGGACGGGATGAGCCTGCTGGAGGTGCTGTTCTCCCGGCCAGGCCCTCTGGTTTCCATAATGCTTACCGGCCATGGCAATATCTCCATGGCCGTGAAAGCAATACAACAGGGCGCCATGGATTTTATCGAAAAGCCGGTGGATGGTGACAAACTGCTGGCCTTGCTGCGCCAGGCGGCAAGGGTTGCCACAGAGCGAGCTGCCAGCCTGCAGCTGTCGGCCGACATTCAGCAGCGGCTCGATAGCTTGTCCCCAAGAGAAACCGATGTAATGCATCGGGTGCTTGAGGGCAAACTCAATAAAACCATTGCCGCAGAATTATTTATCACCCAAAGAACGGTTGAGATCCATCGCCGTAACCTGCTGGAAAAAATGGCCGTGAGCAATGTGGCCGAGCTGGCGTTTGTTCTGTCGAAGCTGCGTCTTCAGAGTTAG
- a CDS encoding DUF3297 family protein — protein sequence MNDTKSQPALPDRLSINPRSPHHVAAVFEYDIGIKINGKERFDVEEYCISEGWIKVASRKALDRRGQPLLMTIKGEVEAFYK from the coding sequence ATGAACGACACTAAATCACAGCCAGCCTTGCCGGACCGCCTTTCCATCAACCCCCGCAGCCCACACCATGTCGCTGCCGTGTTTGAGTACGATATCGGCATCAAGATCAACGGCAAAGAGCGTTTTGACGTTGAAGAATACTGCATCAGCGAAGGCTGGATTAAAGTGGCCTCCCGCAAAGCACTGGACCGCCGTGGTCAGCCACTGCTGATGACCATCAAGGGCGAAGTGGAAGCTTTCTACAAGTAA